One Echinicola strongylocentroti DNA window includes the following coding sequences:
- a CDS encoding 2Fe-2S iron-sulfur cluster-binding protein has translation MPKIIIENLYHKEISTKALDRKVIEIIHENYVDWMHACGKKGRCTTCMMIVEEGMENLSELTDREAHFRKLGKLNANQRLTCQAQLKEGTLRIRVNELYKLPHLDYGE, from the coding sequence ATGCCTAAAATAATAATTGAAAACCTATACCACAAGGAGATTTCCACAAAAGCCCTCGACCGCAAAGTTATCGAAATTATCCATGAAAATTACGTAGATTGGATGCATGCTTGTGGAAAAAAAGGCAGGTGTACCACTTGTATGATGATTGTGGAAGAAGGTATGGAAAACTTATCTGAACTCACGGACCGGGAAGCCCATTTTCGAAAACTGGGTAAACTTAACGCCAATCAACGGCTCACCTGTCAAGCCCAACTGAAAGAGGGCACCCTTCGTATCCGGGTCAATGAACTGTACAAACTTCCCCACTTGGATTATGGTGAATGA
- a CDS encoding cytochrome-c peroxidase, with product MHNIYSKKAYGFISLLGFLAFFVSCGKATDSQQDHRPVDRLAEQYMFHLKKSFLYLDSIPDERDFRKVENYFLLARKHFKKAEPILAFMDSENYKFLNQPNITKVEEEDFTDIKIKSPKGFQVLEENIFADDPDWHLIGKTAKVTSKRIQLVHANSTFDFVKPYHVLWMFRDGIVRVALTGITGFDSPVLQNSLTEAQYVYSGLKTTMEAYEGHFNDKGLYQKTMKKLDAGIAALTGDFNSFDRYGFIKNHTQPMLGVWNEVVKDWAVNFPFDEAIRNNATSLFSDQTFNISYFSSENFGVLDQKKAALGKQLFNEKAFSRSGDMSCATCHLPEKQFTDGMKTSLGNTRNSPTLLYAALQKGFFYDNRSGSLEGQIVDVTTNEKEFHTDLEHLQKVTSRNEAYVEAFKDLYGDGTVAEGDIRNAIASYIRSLTPFDSKFDRNINGQEQTLTADEREGFNLFMGKAKCATCHFPPVFNGTVPVTFKESEMELIGVPASNDTINASIDEDLGRYHVYGTKERKFFFKTPTVRNAALTAPYMHNGVYETLEEVVDFYDRGGGVGIGIDLPNQTLPTDRLELTEAEKAALVAFIESLNDEVPSTQTAKDKRMAVK from the coding sequence ATGCATAATATATATTCTAAAAAGGCTTATGGTTTCATAAGCCTTTTAGGTTTTTTAGCTTTCTTTGTTTCTTGTGGCAAGGCTACAGATTCGCAGCAAGACCATCGTCCTGTCGATCGACTCGCAGAACAATACATGTTTCACCTAAAAAAATCCTTTCTTTACTTGGACAGTATTCCCGATGAGAGAGATTTCAGAAAGGTGGAGAATTACTTTTTATTGGCCCGAAAGCACTTTAAAAAAGCCGAGCCAATCCTTGCTTTCATGGACTCCGAAAACTATAAGTTCCTTAACCAGCCGAATATCACCAAGGTGGAGGAAGAAGATTTTACGGATATAAAAATCAAATCGCCCAAAGGATTTCAGGTACTTGAGGAGAATATCTTTGCGGATGATCCTGACTGGCACTTGATAGGCAAGACGGCCAAGGTCACTTCAAAAAGAATACAATTGGTCCATGCCAATTCAACCTTTGATTTTGTAAAGCCTTACCATGTCTTATGGATGTTTCGGGACGGCATAGTGAGAGTGGCCCTGACGGGAATCACCGGCTTCGATTCTCCTGTATTGCAAAACTCACTGACCGAAGCACAGTATGTGTACTCAGGCTTAAAAACCACCATGGAAGCATATGAAGGGCACTTTAATGACAAGGGACTTTACCAAAAAACAATGAAAAAACTCGATGCTGGAATAGCAGCATTGACCGGTGATTTCAACAGTTTTGACCGATACGGTTTTATCAAAAACCACACCCAACCGATGCTCGGCGTTTGGAATGAAGTGGTCAAGGATTGGGCAGTGAACTTCCCGTTTGATGAAGCCATACGGAATAACGCAACCTCCCTGTTTTCGGACCAAACCTTTAACATCAGTTATTTCTCCTCTGAAAACTTTGGGGTCTTGGACCAAAAAAAAGCAGCCCTGGGAAAGCAGTTGTTTAATGAAAAGGCCTTTTCCCGTAGTGGTGACATGAGCTGCGCCACCTGCCATCTACCAGAAAAGCAATTTACCGACGGAATGAAAACCTCCCTAGGGAATACCCGAAACAGCCCCACCCTTCTTTATGCTGCGCTTCAGAAGGGATTTTTCTATGACAATCGGTCAGGCAGCCTAGAGGGACAAATAGTGGATGTGACCACAAATGAAAAAGAGTTCCACACAGATTTGGAGCATCTCCAGAAAGTCACTTCCCGCAATGAAGCGTATGTGGAGGCTTTTAAAGACCTTTATGGTGACGGGACGGTTGCGGAAGGGGATATCCGTAACGCCATTGCCAGTTATATCAGAAGCTTGACACCCTTCGACTCCAAGTTTGACAGAAACATCAATGGACAAGAACAAACCCTGACCGCAGATGAACGGGAAGGCTTTAATCTGTTCATGGGCAAGGCAAAATGCGCCACATGCCATTTTCCTCCCGTCTTTAACGGCACTGTACCCGTTACATTCAAAGAATCTGAAATGGAGCTGATCGGCGTACCCGCCTCCAATGACACGATCAATGCCTCCATAGACGAGGATCTCGGCAGGTACCATGTCTATGGGACCAAGGAACGTAAATTTTTCTTTAAAACACCTACCGTAAGAAATGCAGCCCTCACCGCACCGTATATGCATAATGGTGTATATGAAACATTGGAAGAAGTGGTGGACTTCTATGATCGGGGAGGGGGTGTTGGCATCGGCATCGATCTTCCTAACCAAACCTTGCCTACGGATAGGCTAGAGCTGACAGAAGCCGAAAAAGCAGCCCTGGTGGCTTTTATCGAATCACTCAATGATGAAGTTCCCTCTACCCAAACAGCAAAAGATAAACGGATGGCGGTAAAGTGA
- a CDS encoding PhoX family protein, which produces MKKLLTIQAVVGTLFLAGCGDDKEGGVPTTPSSDVELANHSSSPVFLKLKSGFEDVEVYNLLSSEDQLENTPDFVYGSMADGAGLMKNDDGTFTLLNNIEADYSVARISFDETFKPVGGEYILNAEATASTAQCSGSLITMEEHGFGPLYLSGGEWGGNSKGVFMTDPAKDPADADVATLLPALGQWSVENAVAIGKEAYPGQTVVFIGDDTSDNETPSGQVAMYIGDHGDLSGGKLYGLKVTSPDITYEMDMVEGEEYEVEFLEYEERTYDELEEESRAKGFMGFSRVEDIDWRRGSAANNREIYVAVTGRKNDPLLNKGTFYGRVYKIVLDEEDPTKATISCVLDGDKLDGKAKAFHSPDNILVTENYVYIQEDPNGYFDQEDKMHFAQLYQYDINTGDLRTVLECDQDAAASQNYGTTDRTWELTGMIDVSDILGEEETFVLITQNHGWENDAFTDPNANPTTDSNEGSMLYVLKGLKR; this is translated from the coding sequence ATGAAAAAATTATTGACCATCCAAGCGGTTGTCGGCACGTTATTTTTAGCCGGCTGTGGTGATGACAAAGAAGGGGGAGTTCCTACCACCCCATCATCAGATGTAGAACTGGCGAACCATTCAAGTTCTCCAGTATTCCTCAAATTAAAATCGGGCTTTGAAGACGTAGAAGTCTATAACCTGTTGTCTTCAGAGGACCAATTGGAAAACACGCCGGACTTCGTTTATGGAAGTATGGCAGACGGTGCAGGCCTGATGAAAAATGACGATGGCACGTTTACCTTGCTGAACAATATTGAGGCTGATTACTCTGTGGCCCGTATTTCTTTTGATGAGACATTTAAGCCAGTAGGGGGAGAATATATCCTTAATGCGGAAGCCACCGCTTCCACTGCGCAGTGCTCCGGTTCTTTGATCACCATGGAGGAGCATGGTTTTGGGCCATTATATCTCTCTGGTGGAGAATGGGGCGGAAACTCCAAAGGTGTTTTTATGACCGACCCGGCAAAAGATCCTGCGGATGCAGATGTGGCCACTTTACTTCCTGCACTGGGACAATGGTCTGTAGAAAACGCCGTAGCCATCGGAAAAGAGGCCTACCCTGGACAGACAGTGGTCTTTATCGGCGATGATACCAGCGATAATGAAACACCTTCTGGCCAAGTGGCCATGTATATCGGTGATCATGGAGACCTCTCAGGAGGTAAACTTTATGGATTAAAGGTCACCAGCCCTGACATTACCTATGAAATGGACATGGTGGAAGGAGAAGAGTATGAGGTAGAATTTTTGGAATATGAAGAGCGTACCTATGATGAACTAGAGGAAGAATCCAGAGCAAAAGGCTTTATGGGCTTTTCCAGAGTGGAAGACATCGACTGGAGAAGGGGATCTGCTGCCAATAACAGAGAAATTTATGTAGCCGTGACGGGAAGAAAAAACGACCCGCTACTAAACAAAGGCACTTTTTATGGCCGGGTTTATAAAATCGTCCTAGATGAAGAAGACCCTACCAAAGCTACGATTTCCTGCGTGCTAGATGGCGATAAGCTGGACGGAAAAGCCAAGGCATTTCATAGCCCGGACAATATCTTGGTGACCGAAAATTATGTCTATATCCAAGAAGACCCCAATGGCTATTTTGACCAAGAAGATAAAATGCACTTTGCACAGTTGTATCAATATGATATCAACACAGGTGATTTGAGAACAGTACTTGAGTGCGATCAAGATGCTGCTGCAAGCCAAAATTATGGTACTACGGACCGTACTTGGGAGCTCACAGGGATGATCGATGTTTCCGATATTTTAGGAGAGGAAGAGACTTTTGTACTCATTACCCAAAATCATGGCTGGGAAAATGATGCTTTCACTGATCCCAATGCCAACCCGACAACTGATTCTAACGAAGGCAGTATGCTTTACGTGCTGAAGGGCTTAAAACGCTAA
- a CDS encoding GAF domain-containing protein, which translates to MAESLFFPDNATKAEKYNALLPQLDALTNGEEDLTANLANISAALKEAFGFFWVGFYLVKNDQLVLGPFQGPIACTRINFGKGVCGAAWKEGKTQLVPDVDVFPGHIACSSSSKSEIVLPAFKASKVALVLDIDSDQLNDFDKTDAEYLEKLMRIIEAFI; encoded by the coding sequence ATGGCCGAATCATTATTCTTTCCCGACAATGCCACAAAAGCAGAAAAATACAACGCCCTACTTCCGCAATTAGACGCCCTCACCAACGGTGAAGAAGACCTCACTGCCAATCTTGCCAATATCAGTGCGGCACTTAAAGAAGCATTTGGCTTTTTTTGGGTAGGCTTCTATTTGGTAAAAAATGACCAGCTGGTTTTGGGACCCTTTCAGGGGCCGATTGCCTGTACTCGGATCAACTTTGGCAAAGGCGTTTGCGGTGCCGCTTGGAAAGAAGGCAAAACACAGTTGGTTCCAGACGTAGACGTATTTCCAGGGCATATTGCCTGCAGTTCTTCCTCTAAGTCCGAAATCGTCCTCCCTGCCTTCAAAGCCAGCAAGGTGGCTTTGGTACTCGATATTGACAGCGATCAGCTCAATGATTTTGATAAAACCGATGCCGAATACTTGGAGAAGCTGATGCGGATCATCGAGGCGTTTATTTAG
- the recO gene encoding DNA repair protein RecO, giving the protein MIKKTQGIVIHYIKYRETSIIVKVFTRDLGLKSYIVNGVRSAKSKSKMALYQPLSLLELVVYDKENASLNRISEVKLAHPFQRIPFDFYRSGVAMFIGEILSKYIYENYQNEYLFDFIYQSVALLDSEGISLSAYPLSFLLETSRFLGFAPGSAAEFFEQVHPDVNDSSFALKEKKHFHQLLAAPFDPSVKIPSSVRKSLLDDLLTFYKLHLDTFFEVKSLEVLRNLM; this is encoded by the coding sequence ATGATCAAAAAAACACAGGGAATCGTCATTCACTATATCAAGTATAGGGAAACTTCCATTATCGTTAAGGTCTTCACACGCGACCTTGGACTGAAAAGCTATATAGTCAATGGTGTAAGAAGTGCCAAATCCAAGTCCAAGATGGCCCTTTACCAACCACTAAGTCTTTTGGAACTAGTCGTTTATGATAAAGAAAACGCTTCGCTTAATCGCATTTCAGAAGTGAAATTGGCCCATCCCTTTCAGCGAATTCCGTTTGATTTTTATCGGTCTGGTGTGGCCATGTTTATAGGAGAAATATTGAGCAAGTACATCTATGAAAACTATCAAAACGAATATTTGTTTGATTTTATCTATCAATCGGTTGCTTTGTTGGATAGTGAGGGGATCAGTCTAAGTGCTTATCCACTTTCCTTCTTGCTGGAGACCTCGCGGTTTTTGGGTTTTGCGCCCGGTTCCGCTGCCGAGTTTTTTGAGCAGGTCCATCCGGATGTCAACGACAGCTCATTTGCTCTCAAAGAAAAAAAACATTTCCACCAACTCTTGGCAGCACCATTTGACCCATCCGTAAAAATACCTTCCTCAGTGAGAAAAAGTTTATTGGATGACCTATTGACATTTTATAAACTCCACTTGGATACCTTCTTCGAGGTAAAATCACTGGAAGTCCTTCGAAACCTGATGTAA
- a CDS encoding DUF4382 domain-containing protein → MHRLKRSLGLYLPILFLTFSCLDDASNQSHSLVNVYLVDAPGDWDKVYLDIERVELFVESGNSAGTQEWIPLDYLPLSNIVNVSALVNDSKLILGRGELPLGKISQVKLVFGDGQYLVSEDQELSLQFANAEDEAYIHEVNYPLEGGMSYDLVLDIDLSRSIQAGNTNDVFLFDPVIRVFETGSSATIEGKVTPLDAYPYIYAIMGQDTLGTLTDSLGNFTFIGLEAGEYTVSFEPRAPYLDSLTTVITKLDSTSQMETVLLQEQEIPSE, encoded by the coding sequence ATGCACAGACTTAAACGATCTCTTGGGCTGTACCTGCCCATTCTTTTTCTCACCTTTAGCTGTTTGGATGATGCCTCCAATCAAAGCCACTCCTTGGTGAATGTTTACCTCGTCGATGCTCCTGGAGATTGGGATAAGGTATATTTGGATATTGAGCGAGTAGAACTTTTTGTAGAAAGCGGAAATAGCGCAGGTACACAAGAATGGATTCCATTGGATTACTTGCCGCTCAGCAATATCGTCAATGTAAGTGCGCTGGTCAATGACTCCAAGTTAATCCTAGGTAGAGGAGAGCTTCCATTGGGGAAAATCAGTCAGGTCAAATTGGTTTTTGGAGATGGTCAGTATTTGGTGTCAGAAGACCAAGAACTGTCGCTCCAATTTGCCAATGCCGAAGATGAAGCCTATATCCATGAAGTGAATTACCCCCTAGAAGGAGGGATGTCCTATGATTTGGTCCTGGATATTGACCTGAGCAGGTCCATTCAGGCCGGCAACACCAATGATGTCTTTTTATTTGACCCTGTTATACGCGTCTTCGAGACAGGGAGCAGTGCTACCATCGAAGGCAAAGTGACGCCCTTGGATGCCTATCCATATATTTATGCTATTATGGGACAAGATACCTTGGGCACACTAACGGACAGCTTGGGCAATTTTACTTTTATTGGCTTGGAGGCCGGTGAATATACAGTGTCATTTGAGCCTAGAGCGCCATATTTGGACAGCCTGACCACAGTGATCACCAAACTGGATTCCACTTCTCAAATGGAGACGGTATTGCTCCAAGAACAGGAAATACCATCAGAATAA
- a CDS encoding thymidine kinase, with product MFIEPLIGNNNPKDKKGHIEVICGSMFSGKTEELIRRLNRALIARQKIEIFKPAIDTRYHESNVVSHNETEIRSTPVQFADDILLLAGDCDVVGIDEVQFFDEQIVRVANQLAIAGKRVIIAGLDMDFEGRPFDPMPQLLAAAEYVTKVHAICMKCGDLASYSYRLTPAKEKVVLGEKDSYEARCRKCFYDSKS from the coding sequence ATGTTCATAGAACCTCTCATAGGAAATAATAATCCCAAGGATAAAAAGGGGCACATTGAAGTAATCTGCGGATCGATGTTTTCGGGGAAGACTGAAGAGCTGATCCGGAGGCTCAACAGGGCATTGATAGCCCGACAGAAGATCGAAATCTTCAAGCCAGCCATAGACACGCGGTATCACGAAAGTAATGTGGTCTCGCATAACGAAACCGAAATCCGCTCCACCCCTGTTCAATTTGCCGATGATATTTTGCTTTTGGCAGGCGATTGCGATGTGGTGGGAATTGATGAAGTGCAGTTTTTTGATGAACAGATCGTGCGTGTGGCCAACCAGCTGGCAATAGCCGGAAAGAGGGTGATCATCGCTGGGTTGGACATGGATTTTGAAGGAAGGCCTTTTGATCCCATGCCCCAGCTTTTGGCTGCCGCAGAGTATGTCACCAAGGTACATGCCATCTGCATGAAATGCGGCGACCTGGCATCCTACAGCTATCGGCTTACTCCCGCAAAGGAAAAAGTGGTGCTCGGAGAAAAAGACAGTTATGAAGCCCGATGTAGGAAGTGCTTTTATGATAGTAAATCGTAG
- a CDS encoding isopenicillin N synthase family dioxygenase encodes MSEILYNEIPSLDLSDFTDGDPNKKAQFVKKLGEAYQNIGFVAIKNHGLTQELQDQLYASIKAFFGLDDAIKSNYERPEIGYQRGYTGKGKEHAKGRNTGDLKEFYHVGQELSNIADTDPLKKDYPPNVWPEEVPEFKQTALEVFRIIEAAGKSMLQAIALYLELEENYFEDKVLHGNSILRPIHYFPIENPADVPSDAVRAAEHGDINLITLLMGASADGLQVLRKDGQWIPITALPEQLVVNVGDMLERLTNKKLKSTIHRVVNPPREKMNNSRYSIPFFMHPRSDMDLTCLESCVDDESPKGFADATAGEFLEERLRELGLRK; translated from the coding sequence ATGAGCGAAATCCTATATAACGAAATACCCTCCTTGGATCTATCTGATTTTACCGATGGAGATCCGAACAAAAAGGCCCAATTTGTAAAAAAACTAGGTGAAGCATACCAAAATATTGGTTTTGTAGCCATAAAAAACCACGGACTTACCCAAGAGCTACAGGATCAGCTATACGCTTCTATCAAAGCATTTTTTGGTCTGGATGATGCTATTAAGTCCAATTATGAACGCCCAGAGATCGGCTACCAACGCGGCTATACCGGCAAAGGAAAAGAACATGCCAAAGGTAGGAATACCGGTGATCTGAAGGAATTTTACCACGTCGGCCAGGAGCTCTCCAATATTGCCGATACTGATCCGCTCAAAAAAGATTATCCGCCCAATGTTTGGCCTGAAGAGGTGCCTGAATTTAAGCAAACTGCGCTAGAAGTGTTTCGCATCATTGAAGCTGCTGGCAAGTCGATGCTACAGGCGATCGCACTATATTTGGAATTGGAGGAGAATTATTTTGAAGACAAGGTCCTGCATGGCAATTCGATTTTGCGCCCCATTCATTATTTTCCCATAGAAAATCCCGCTGATGTGCCCAGTGATGCGGTACGGGCAGCGGAGCACGGTGATATTAACCTGATCACCCTACTGATGGGGGCTAGTGCAGATGGACTTCAGGTACTGCGCAAAGATGGCCAATGGATCCCCATCACCGCCTTACCGGAACAGCTGGTGGTCAACGTAGGGGACATGCTCGAAAGACTGACCAACAAAAAGCTGAAATCCACCATCCACCGCGTGGTGAATCCTCCCCGTGAGAAGATGAACAACAGCCGCTATTCTATTCCATTTTTTATGCATCCCCGATCTGATATGGATCTTACCTGCTTGGAAAGCTGTGTGGATGATGAAAGCCCAAAAGGATTTGCTGATGCTACTGCGGGAGAATTTTTGGAAGAAAGACTCCGTGAATTAGGCTTACGTAAATAA
- the chrA gene encoding chromate efflux transporter, translating to MTIRKVKYYLYLKDVITLSVTAFGGPQAFLAMVLDIMVRKRHYITEEELWELNALCQVLPGPTSTQTISAIGYRVGGPNLAYLSLVVWILPATLIMTSAAILVDFLQTQTEGSLDFAKFIQPMAIGFIIYAAQKTIGKMVKTTEAMVLMLLSAFVAFFYNSPYIFPVMLVAGGITTSLKYNKHPKIEEKSGIKVQWANFLLWGGVLILAATLGHFTKILPIRLFENFYRNGSLIFGGGQVLVPYLYTEFVEFKAYLTSEEFLTGYAISQGVPGPTFSISSYIGALSMRSAGMGVGGAIVGGLVSAAGIFLPGTFLIFFVIRFWDELKKYRPVRAALEGINAVSCGMLIAAAYLLFEPMPANVFNITAIISTYLLLQFTKIPTPFIIIGGISIGIGYQLFTNLLLG from the coding sequence GTGACCATCCGCAAAGTAAAATACTACCTTTACCTGAAGGATGTCATCACCCTTTCGGTAACTGCATTTGGCGGCCCTCAGGCTTTCTTGGCCATGGTCTTGGACATCATGGTTCGTAAACGCCACTACATAACAGAGGAGGAGCTCTGGGAGCTGAATGCCCTCTGCCAGGTATTGCCAGGCCCTACATCTACCCAGACCATTTCTGCCATTGGCTATCGGGTGGGAGGGCCCAACTTGGCTTACCTGTCGCTAGTGGTATGGATTCTTCCAGCCACCTTGATCATGACCTCTGCAGCGATCTTAGTGGACTTCCTCCAGACGCAGACAGAGGGTTCGCTGGATTTTGCCAAGTTTATTCAGCCAATGGCCATAGGGTTCATCATTTATGCCGCCCAAAAAACCATTGGGAAAATGGTGAAAACTACCGAGGCAATGGTGCTGATGTTGTTATCCGCCTTTGTGGCTTTCTTTTATAATTCCCCCTATATTTTTCCGGTAATGCTTGTAGCGGGAGGGATTACCACTTCCTTGAAGTATAACAAACACCCTAAAATCGAAGAAAAAAGTGGTATTAAAGTTCAGTGGGCCAATTTTCTGCTCTGGGGAGGGGTGCTGATCTTGGCGGCTACCTTGGGGCATTTCACTAAAATCCTTCCCATTAGGCTATTTGAAAACTTTTATCGTAACGGCAGTTTGATTTTTGGAGGGGGACAAGTGCTGGTGCCTTACTTGTATACAGAATTTGTGGAATTTAAGGCCTATCTTACTTCCGAAGAGTTTCTGACGGGGTATGCCATTTCGCAAGGTGTGCCAGGGCCTACTTTCAGTATCAGTTCGTACATAGGCGCCTTATCCATGCGCAGCGCCGGAATGGGAGTTGGTGGGGCTATTGTAGGTGGACTAGTCTCTGCCGCAGGAATATTTCTTCCAGGCACATTTTTGATATTTTTTGTCATCAGGTTTTGGGACGAACTCAAAAAATACCGTCCTGTCCGTGCAGCACTGGAAGGCATCAACGCCGTCAGCTGTGGAATGCTCATTGCCGCAGCCTATTTGCTCTTCGAGCCGATGCCCGCTAATGTATTCAACATCACTGCCATTATCTCCACTTACTTACTTCTTCAGTTTACCAAAATCCCTACCCCTTTTATTATTATTGGGGGAATTAGCATTGGGATTGGCTACCAGCTTTTCACCAATCTTCTTCTGGGATAG
- the ribD gene encoding bifunctional diaminohydroxyphosphoribosylaminopyrimidine deaminase/5-amino-6-(5-phosphoribosylamino)uracil reductase RibD, with product MTVDEKYMLRALELAELGRSDVSPNPMVGCVIVYQGRIIGEGYHQNYGGPHAEPNAVNQVKDQELLKEAIVYVTLEPCAHFGKTPPCASLLAEKQVKKVVIAAVDSNPLVGGKGIDILREAGVDVVTGVLEKEARIQNKRFFTAIEKKRPYVILKWAQTQDGFVARANYDSKWISNAYSRQLVHQWRSEEDAIMVGTKTAHFDDPKLNVRDWQGKDPLRIVLDKQLTLDNNLHLFDQSIPTICYNLIKDETLENLVYVKLQRNFDISAILEDLHKRKVQSIIIEGGSYLLQKFVQSELWDEARVFTGQSKFESGIAAPKLKQHPHEKHDIMGDQLAIYKRVN from the coding sequence ATGACTGTAGACGAAAAATATATGCTCCGTGCATTGGAACTTGCCGAGTTGGGCAGAAGTGATGTCAGCCCTAATCCCATGGTAGGTTGTGTCATTGTCTATCAAGGACGAATCATCGGAGAGGGATATCACCAAAATTATGGCGGACCTCATGCCGAGCCCAATGCGGTCAACCAAGTGAAGGATCAGGAATTGCTCAAAGAGGCGATCGTTTATGTGACACTGGAGCCTTGTGCGCATTTCGGCAAAACCCCACCATGTGCCAGCCTATTGGCCGAAAAACAAGTAAAGAAAGTGGTCATCGCTGCAGTGGACAGCAATCCCCTTGTAGGCGGCAAGGGAATTGATATTCTCCGGGAGGCGGGAGTGGATGTAGTCACTGGAGTATTAGAAAAAGAAGCCCGTATACAGAACAAGCGCTTTTTTACGGCTATAGAAAAAAAACGGCCTTATGTCATCCTCAAGTGGGCACAGACGCAAGACGGCTTCGTGGCCCGAGCCAATTATGACAGCAAATGGATTTCCAATGCTTACAGCCGCCAGCTCGTGCACCAATGGCGCTCCGAAGAAGACGCCATCATGGTAGGTACCAAGACGGCTCATTTTGATGATCCCAAACTCAACGTGCGTGATTGGCAGGGGAAAGACCCGCTGAGAATCGTACTGGATAAGCAGCTCACCTTGGACAATAATCTCCACCTTTTTGATCAAAGTATCCCCACGATCTGCTATAATCTGATCAAGGACGAAACGCTGGAAAACCTCGTCTACGTAAAACTCCAAAGAAATTTTGACATCAGCGCCATACTGGAAGATCTTCACAAAAGAAAAGTCCAAAGTATCATCATAGAGGGAGGAAGTTATTTGTTACAAAAGTTTGTCCAAAGTGAACTTTGGGACGAGGCCAGGGTGTTTACTGGCCAAAGCAAATTTGAAAGCGGTATTGCAGCACCGAAGCTAAAGCAACATCCGCATGAAAAACATGACATCATGGGGGATCAATTGGCAATTTACAAGCGAGTCAACTAA